Proteins from one Fragaria vesca subsp. vesca linkage group LG6, FraVesHawaii_1.0, whole genome shotgun sequence genomic window:
- the LOC101308984 gene encoding probable sodium-coupled neutral amino acid transporter 6-like, translated as MDSNYSAIRKNSYLELQSQYDTRSPGLAPKPRSNFNSYPEDNDDGDDFDDNLNFDGGNYPLVVDGSKHDGSGISGAVFNLTTTIIGAGIMALPATMKVLGVVWGFVLIILMGLLSEVSVELLVRFSVMSKASSYGEVVQYALGRPARIISEICIICNNAGVLVVYLIIMGDVMSGSLHHMGVFDQWLGHGVWDHRRLLILFMLVVFLAPLCALDKIDSLSITSAASVALAVVFVVVACAIAFIKLAEGKTDSPRMSPDFGSKKAILDLLVVIPIMTNAYVCHFNVQPIYNELEGRSIQKMNRVGRITTVLCIVVYSFTAISGYLLFGKDTESDVLTNFDKDLGIRYSSALNYIVRVGYIFHLLLVFPVVHFSLRQTVDALVFEGSAPLSESRKRCLILTLVLLALIYLGSTMIPNIWTAFKFTGATTAVSLGFIFPSLIAIKLSRKGEVLSSAEKIVSWFMLVMAITVSVVGVVGNIYSLNSKSE; from the coding sequence ATGGATAGTAACTATTCAGCTATTCGCAAGAACTCATATTTAGAATTGCAATCCCAATACGATACTAGAAGCCCCGGACTTGCTCCCAAACCCCGTTCGAATTTCAACTCTTATCCTGAGGATAACGATGATGGGGATGATTTTGATGATAATCTTAATTTTGATGGAGGGAATTATCCCCTTGTTGTTGATGGGTCTAAGCATGATGGGTCTGGAATCTCCGGGGCGGTGTTTAATCTCACCACTACCATTATTGGGGCTGGGATTATGGCTCTGCCTGCCACCATGAAGGTTCTTGGTGTCGTTTGGGGGTTTGTTTTGATAATCTTGATGGGTCTTTTGTCTGAAGTTAGTGTCGAATTGTTGGTGAGGTTTTCGGTTATGTCAAAGGCTTCCTCCTATGGGGAGGTTGTGCAATACGCATTGGGAAGACCCGCGAGGATAATCTCGGAGATTTGCATAATTTGCAACAATGCAGGCGTGTTGGTGGTGTATTTGATCATTATGGGGGATGTTATGTCAGGTTCTCTTCATCATATGGGGGTTTTCGATCAGTGGTTGGGGCATGGCGTTTGGGATCATAGAAGGCTACTGATTTTGTTTATGTTGGTTGTTTTCTTAGCACCCCTTTGTGCCTTGGACAAGATTGATTCTTTGAGCATCACTTCAGCGGCTTCTGTAGCTCTTGCAGTTGTGTTTGTTGTGGTTGCTTGTGCTATAGCTTTTATTAAGCTTGCTGAAGGGAAAACAGACTCTCCTAGGATGTCACCAGATTTTGGGTCGAAGAAGGCCATCTTAGATCTGCTTGTGGTGATTCCTATCATGACCAATGCTTATGTTTGCCATTTTAATGTCCAACCTATATATAATGAGCTTGAAGGACGGTCCATTCAGAAGATGAACCGGGTTGGAAGGATCACGACTGTTCTTTGCATTGTGGTCTATTCTTTTACAGCCATATCCGGCTATCTACTCTTTGGAAAGGATACCGAGTCTGATGTGCTGACTAACTTTGATAAGGACCTTGGGATCCGTTACAGCTCAGCGCTGAATTATATCGTCAGAGTTGGTTACATTTTTCATTTGCTTCTTGTATTCCCTGTTGTACATTTCTCGTTGAGACAAACCGTGGATGCTTTGGTATTTGAGGGATCAGCTCCACTATCAGAGAGTAGAAAGAGGTGTCTTATATTGACGCTGGTCCTGCTGGCACTTATTTATCTAGGATCTACCATGATTCCCAACATTTGGACAGCCTTTAAATTTACAGGAGCAACAACAGCTGTGTCATTGGGATTTATATTCCCTTCTCTTATTGCAATTAAGCTAAGTCGGAAAGGGGAAGTTTTAAGCTCTGCAGAGAAGATCGTGTCATGGTTCATGTTGGTAATGGCAATAACAGTCAGCGTCGTTGGAGTAGTTGGGAATATTTATAGCCTCAATAGCAAATCTGAATGA
- the LOC101308691 gene encoding uncharacterized protein LOC101308691, with the protein MDWFSWLSKTGLEPSLVYEYGLCFAHNELEEEDIVYFNHEFLQSMGISIAKHRLEILKLGRKEKGRLASSTPRPMTRLIVAIKKTKRCFAEFVRTWTRRSEDSSALALVPRPSNYRARFRGAMMKRNKKLGVTKQVQVQGTRLLLTNGTAGTSPLVSGQPHGDGFSSPVVYDLRKEEKMDADDDGYWSTGLEEIRWDTMFQDLKPT; encoded by the coding sequence ATGGATTGGTTCTCATGGCTCTCCAAAACTGGCCTAGAGCCCTCGCTTGTGTACGAGTATGGTCTTTGCTTTGCTCACAACGAGCTAGAAGAAGAAGACATAGTCTACTTCAACCACGAGTTTCTTCAAAGCATGGGGATCTCCATAGCCAAACACAGGCTAGAGATCCTCAAGCTTGGCAGAAAAGAAAAGGGTAGACTAGCAAGTAGCACTCCCCGGCCCATGACCAGGCTTATAGTGGCGATCAAGAAGACCAAGAGGTGTTTTGCTGAGTTCGTACGGACGTGGACTCGCCGCAGTGAGGATTCTTCAGCTCTGGCGCTCGTGCCGAGGCCAAGTAATTACAGGGCGAGGTTTAGAGGAGCCATGATGAAGAGGAACAAGAAGCTGGGGGTGACCAAACAAGTACAAGTACAAGGCACTAGGTTGTTGCTTACCAATGGTACAGCTGGTACTAGTCCTCTGGTTTCCGGGCAGCCTCACGGTGACGGTTTTTCAAGTCCGGTGGTGTACGATCTTCGAAAGGAGGAGAAGATGGACGCAGATGACGATGGTTACTGGTCTACCGGACTTGAAGAGATCAGGTGGGATACTATGTTCCAAGACTTGAAACCTACCTGA